A single window of Rana temporaria chromosome 1, aRanTem1.1, whole genome shotgun sequence DNA harbors:
- the LOC120922838 gene encoding E3 ubiquitin-protein ligase TRIM39-like — translation MASADLKAELECSVCLNIYADPVMLKCGHNFCQECINCVLDTQERSGSYSCPECRQTHQERPALHKNMKLRNIVENFLSSQSVQEESGVFCSIHQKILEYYCTDDDTCVCASCCLIGEHKGHKFESLTEACGKKKNKIRNVLQKLLTKREKTEERVHRLQEHRGKIEKTASGYKKTVTDLFRDLRRQLKVLEERIMSEISMPVNQLSHPIMDLIQELELKKKELSRKVHHIEELCNMMDPLTVLQESDIGDLYDTEDDDNKERETLDKLLHDGDHPTMARISQTLQTGLFSIMSEVNVQKRTGTQLYSYFSTENKDHIIATMPSGVPQPASTVQGTHDQPGSPSIQPVLKMLGPSKVTDIILDVNTAGNDLCISDNRTIVSYSVFTHKYPEKTGRFQSAQVLSTQSFSSGQHYWEVDVERSKVWSVGMCYPSINRSGCHSEIGWNNKSWGLHKSWLNNQYSVLYDRNWIQIPGKVSSNRVRIYLDYEAGQISFYDLCDSIQHLHTFNATFTEPLHAVLWVGGGSVKICRGNQICEDLDQLMITS, via the coding sequence ATGGCGTCTGCTGATCTGAAAGCAGAGCTGGAATGCTCCGTCTGTCTGAACATTTATGCAGATCCTGTAATGCTGAAGTGTggacacaatttctgccaggaatGTATTAATTGTGTGCTGGATACACAAGAACGGTCTGGTAGTTATTCCTGCCCTGAATGCAGACAGACGCATCAAGAGCGGCCAGCATTGCACAAGAACATGAAGCTGCGTAACATAGTGGAGAATTTCTTATCTTCTCAATCAGTGCAGGAGGAATCTGGGGTCTTCTGCTCCATCCATCAGAAAATACTGGAATATTACTGCACAGACGATGATACCTGTGTCTGTGCTTCCTGCTGTCTCATTGGAGAACACAAAGGTCATAAGTTTGAGTCACTGACGGAGGCCTgtggaaagaagaaaaataaaattaggaatgttctgcagaaactGCTGACAAAGAGAGAAAAGACAGAGGAAAGAGTCCACcgtttgcaggaacacaggggaaaaatagagaaaacaGCATCAGGTTACAAAAAGACAGTCACTGATCTGTTCAGAGACCTCAGGAGACAGCTGAAAGTCCTGGAGGAAAGAATAATGAGTGAGATTTCCATGCCGGTCAACCAGTTGTCACACCCCATTATGGATTTGATCCAAGAGCTTGAATTAAAAAAGAAAGAGCTGTCCAGGAAGGTGCAtcacattgaggagctgtgtaacatgatGGATCCACTGACTGTCCTACAGGAATCAGATATCGGTGATTTGTATGATACTGAGGATGATGATAATAAGGAAAGGGAGACACTTGATaaactcctccatgatggagaTCATCCGACTATGGCTAGGATTTCACAGACATTACAAACAGGTTTATTTTCTATAATGTCTGAGGTAAATGTGCAGAAACGTACAGGTACACAATTGTATTCCTATTTTAGTACAGAGAACAAAGATCACATCATTGCTACAATGCCTTCCGGAGTCCCTCAACCAGCCTCAACCGTACAAGGCACACATGACCAGCCTGGGAGCCCAAGTATTCAGCCTGTCCTTAAAATGTTGGGACCATCGAAGGTTACAGACATAATACTGGATGTAAACACAGCTGGGAATGATCTTTGTATATCAGATAACAGAACAATCGTGTCCTACTCAGTTTTTACCCataaatatccagaaaaaacgGGAAGATTTCAGTCTGCTCAGGTGTTAAGCACTCAGAGTTTCTCCTCTGGGCAacattactgggaagtggatgtGGAGAGGTCTAAGGTGTGGAGTGTTGggatgtgttaccccagtataAACAGGAGTGGGTGTCACTCAGAGATTGGATGGAATAATAAGTCATGGGGTTTGCATAAATCTTGGCTGAATAACCAGTATTCAGTGCTATATGATAGGAATTGGATCCAGATACCCGGAAAGGTCTCTAGTAATAGAGTCAGGATATATCTAGATTATGAAGCTGGGCAGATCTCCTTCTATGACCTGTGTGACTCGATCCAGCACCTCCACACCTTCAATGCCACCTTCACTGAGCCTCTCCACGCTGTATTATGGGTAGGGGGAGGTAGTGTAAAGATATGTAGGGGAAATCAGATATGTGAGGATTTGGACCAGTTAATGATAACATCATAG